The Verrucomicrobiia bacterium genome segment AAGCAGCGCGCTCAGCCCTCGGGACAGATGTAAGCATCGATAGTTTCCAAGCGTCGCTTTTCAGCGGCGTTGAGTTGCACGGTGTGACCATTGGTAATCCCACGGGCTTCACTGGGAATTTACTTACTGCCGAGGCTTTCACACTGCGGTACCGCTTGCTGCCGTTATTGAGTCGGCGCGTGGAGATTAAGGAACTCTCGCTCGACAAGCCCATCATTACTCTCTCTCAAAACGACAAGAACGAGTGGAATTACGAAGCTATCGGCACCCAAGAAGATTCAACCAATTCGAAGCCCATCGAGGTCAAGCCGACGCCCGCGGCGCCGACACCAGCGACATCGGCAAAGGCCGAAGCGGCTGCCCCGCTCGATATTGTTCTCTCCAAGCTTGCCATCACACAGGGCGCGCTGTCGCTCGTCAGCGATAAGGACAAGGCGATCGTGAAGGTGGAGGGCATTAATTTCTCAAGTGCCGTGAGCCTGATCGACAAGAAGCTGGCCGGTACTGCCAGGGCGGGCATCGACGAGATTAACCTATCCGACGCGCTCTTTGTCAAGAAAGTCGCCACGTCCGTGACACTCGTGACAGACGAAGTGAAACTGGCGCCGTTGACCGGCAAGGTGGCCGATGGCACGTTGGCAGGGGATGTCGCCGTGAACTTCGGCGATGGACTCAAATACACTGTCAACCTTCAGGTGAAAGATTCGGATGTGGCGAAGCTATTGCAGGACGCCAAGACGAAGCCTGTGATGAGTGGCAAGCTGACGGCGACGACGGCATTGACCGGCACTGGCGGGCTACCAACGATTGTCGGCAATGGTCGCGCGGAAATCGACGGCGGTCAATTAATGGAGATCCCCATATTGAACCTGCTGGCGGGGCTCCTGCAAATGGACGCGCTCCATGACCTGAAGTTCAGCGAGTGCGTGCTGGAATTCTCCATCAGTAACAACGTGATGCAGACGCCGGTCATTCGTCTCACATCACCGCAAGTACAAATCACCGGCAAAGGTTCCGTCGCGCTGGCGGACTACTCGCTGAACCATGACCTGACGATAACTTTTGCCAAGGGCGCGCTCGGTACCGCTCCAAAGGAAATCCTGGGTCTCTTCACCGAGCAGGCAAACGGCTCGCTGGCGCTGAGTTTCCACGTATCGGGGCCTTACAGTTCGCCGAAGACCGACCTCACCCAGCGCATTGCCCAAGGTCTCGGCCAGCAACTGATCGAGAAAGGCCTGCAGAAGTTGTTC includes the following:
- a CDS encoding AsmA-like C-terminal region-containing protein; the protein is MKVVKIISIIVVVLIVVVLALVGAGIYFTNRYLQTPAFKEEVLKAARSALGTDVSIDSFQASLFSGVELHGVTIGNPTGFTGNLLTAEAFTLRYRLLPLLSRRVEIKELSLDKPIITLSQNDKNEWNYEAIGTQEDSTNSKPIEVKPTPAAPTPATSAKAEAAAPLDIVLSKLAITQGALSLVSDKDKAIVKVEGINFSSAVSLIDKKLAGTARAGIDEINLSDALFVKKVATSVTLVTDEVKLAPLTGKVADGTLAGDVAVNFGDGLKYTVNLQVKDSDVAKLLQDAKTKPVMSGKLTATTALTGTGGLPTIVGNGRAEIDGGQLMEIPILNLLAGLLQMDALHDLKFSECVLEFSISNNVMQTPVIRLTSPQVQITGKGSVALADYSLNHDLTITFAKGALGTAPKEILGLFTEQANGSLALSFHVSGPYSSPKTDLTQRIAQGLGQQLIEKGLQKLFK